In Xyrauchen texanus isolate HMW12.3.18 chromosome 27, RBS_HiC_50CHRs, whole genome shotgun sequence, one genomic interval encodes:
- the dnase1l1l gene encoding deoxyribonuclease I-like 1-like has product MRQQQKCSPENHSSYRQGRSQEFFKGVARQGQAISLWWHRNVRAAFLYCQTVEAVGANDTTMTPRTEMFGELVVKNILIGQHTCPKNAMKEIEALYKVFQAVRKKWKIENVMFLGNLNAACNYVTNKALKNLCLRSDPKFHWLIRDEQDTSVHNRTHCTYDRIIIHGKELISGTVPESAQLFNFKQELSLSEE; this is encoded by the exons ATGAGACAGCAGCAGAAGTGTTCTCCAGAGAACCATTCATCATATAGACAAGGACGGAGCCaagagtttttcaaaggggtggccaggcaggggcaagcgatcagtctgtggtggcacagaaatgttcgggcagcatttttatattgtcAGACTGTGGAGGCAGTGGGGGCTAATGACACTACAATGACACCCAGGACAGAGATGTTTGGCGAActtg TGGTGAAGAACATCCTCATTGGTCAGCATACCTGTCCTAAGAATGCAATGAAAGAAATTGAGGCACTCTACAAGGTTTTCCAAGCAGTCAGGAAAAAATGGAAAATTGAG AATGTGATGTTTCTGGGCAACCTGAATGCAGCTTGCAACTATGTTACCAATAAAGCACTGAAAAACCTGTGTCTCAGGAGTGACCCAAAGTTCCACTGGTTGATTAGAGACGAACAGGACACTTCAGTCCATAACAGAACACACTGCACTTATGACAG gATTATTATTCATGGCAAAGAACTCATTTCTGGAACAGTTCCAGAATCTGCTCAGCTGTTCAACTTTAAACAAGAGCTCAGTCTATCTGAAGAATAG